AGGCAATTGCGCGTTCTGCTGGTTTTCTGGAATAACCGCGCATCCCTCAACTTCCACCTTGAAGCCATAGTGCAGTTCAGGCACCGGTACAATTGCTCTCGCCGGACATGCGCTTCCCATAAGCCCCGCGTAAACGCGATTGAAAACAGGCCAGTTCTCCACTCCGGTGATATAAGCAGTGACTTTCACGAGATGAGATGGCGAT
This DNA window, taken from Brucella pseudogrignonensis, encodes the following:
- a CDS encoding RidA family protein translates to MSVIIETKNAPAPAGHYAQAISNNGTVWISGQLPIRPDGSHCESADFEVQAHQAVSNLLAILEAAGGSPSHLVKVTAYITGVENWPVFNRVYAGLMGSACPARAIVPVPELHYGFKVEVEGCAVIPENQQNAQLP